The sequence below is a genomic window from Haematobia irritans isolate KBUSLIRL chromosome 3, ASM5000362v1, whole genome shotgun sequence.
TCTCTACCACTAGCCATCGATACATCAGAAGCTGTTCGAGCTTTAGACACTCATGCCGATACTTTAATTATCCGAAAAACCAATCTATTAGGATCCCTTATCACTAAATTACCACTAACCCCATCTTCCGAATCCCAAACGACAACAGAAGTAATTCAGCTAAAAACCATCCAAGAAACGAGTAACAGCGAAAATACCTTGGATTCCAATGTTGTGCCATATGATTATCCATCACACTCGGCCGAAAATGTGGATCATGACAGCAGTTTTACATTAAACTGGAATATAGTCCGAACAAATAAGGATATTACTTCCGTGGAACCAATGCAGCAATCGGAAAGAGAATTGTGGGACCTATTAGCCAATGCCCATAGACCCCTCCTATTCGGCATGACTGGTGGCCTAGTCCTAATAATGTTCTTGGTACTATTTTTTGCATGTCCCCTGCAAAGTCCAAGACTTTCAAATGATAAGGCTATGCTAATAGCCGAGGATTTTAGTGTAGATCGTCTCACTGTGCCACCAGTTAATATGCTGTCATCCAAACTCTCAGGATTCGCTTCACTTACTCCCGATAGCATATGTAAGTCTCCAGCGACTTGCTCAAGGCATACACCCCGAGTGTAAGCTTAACTATAAGCCCTCAAtggaacaaaacatatttaCATATGCAACTTGCCCAAGGAATTTGCTAAGGACGCATCTGAGaccttttgtttaaattaatcaGTCCCATTAatcgaaaagatttttttttatttttaattaagaacTAAAGTTGTGTAATTGTTGCGTGCGAATGTAGTGTGAGTGAGTGTTTGTATATGAGTGAATGACTGGTTTAAGAGTATGAACCATGAGTAAATCGAGTGTTTTTCGAAAAtcctataaatgtttaataacgtCTTTGTCCAGAACTAAAGCAGTAACAATTATTAATTCTGCTATACAACAGATAAACAATAATAGCAACACAATGCAATACACaaataagtaaacaaaaaatttacagcTTCAATCTGAAATAGGCAAAGTAAAAATACCGAACAATATCCCCCATTTCATAGATGACCGCTATCTACAAAAGTCAATGGAATTTAGACaacaaaatgtgcaaaattgaTCGTGCAGGAGGGAATAACAATgcacaaaatatcgattttatgCCACAATTATTTTTCAGCTCCTTGTTTCATTGATGCTCTCATTGTATAGACACAGATCGTCCACTATTCAAAGACCTTTGTAAGCAAACATAatcaaaattattgacaaaacgaaattaacagaaaatttactaaagataaACAAACGTTTaggcaattttttataaaaattaaatggatttAATTCAATCATTGGCTTAGAATCATAATGTAAACAAATTTATTGATACGTACATACATTTTGGCATCGCATATCTAgtcttaaattattaaattaataaatcttAATATTAATCAAAATTCTAAATTATGAATGTACTTGAACGCGTGAACGAACACACACCTTTTTTGTCCGGTaattagaaccatatttgtgAGAGACTGCGGTGCATGTTCGATACCAGAATCTGAGAAAACACAccgaaatatagaaaatttccaactTGTAGTAGTTATGCtgggataaaatatttttaatttaaattttactactttttaaggttgtattaaaaaatattatcaagatGTTTCGAGATCTCGAAACAATGATAAAGATTAGAAAATAATCAataaccgaaaattttgtcctattcGAAACGTAACCTAACGAAATTTGTCATGACTTCATAACTAAAGACAATGTTcattaaagtaaagtaaatttCAGTTTGATAAGTATTGTAAATTAACATTGAACAACTGAAAAAATATCTGTAGTTAATGAAATATTAATAACGATATTCTTATGCCATTaacacaaattttataatttttgttttttgcagagCTGTCAAAACTTTTGGAAGATAAAAGTTTAAACATATTCAAAAgataaagaaaacttagttaaaagtttacaaaaaccACTGAATGTTTTCCTGCTTTAACGAAGAATATACGAAGAACCCTGAACAAcgtttcgataaaaaaattaatgattctTATGGTGTAGGTATTTTTCTAGTAGCTGGTCCATCGACACAAAAAGATGTCACCAATTTTACATCATAAAGATATTGTCTTTGATGATTACTCCTTTTATGCTTGAAAATCAATTGGAAATTCCATCATTTAAAGCTCATAACTTATACGATACAGGACAATCGCGAGTTCATAGGGACTTCgttattattgtcattacatttgttaaaaatttaattaaaattataaaagtttgCTGAGTAGGCACCATTTTTTATTTCCCTTGGGAGAATTCCTCAAAAATATCTAATAGAATAATCCCTTGGGAGAATTCATCAAAAAATATCTTATCGGATAAAAAAAGAGTTTGTGGTCTAACAAAGCGTACAAGATCTTATGTTTGTAGACACATCTGTGTACAGATCTGTTCATAGGGACGATGGTCAACCAAATCATTTAAAGAGCACGACGatattccttaaaatacgaaaaaatatattaaatgaaaaacaaagCCGAGaattattaaatcaaaaaaaaaacagaaaaccaACAATTGCGTGGGATTGAAGGAGAAGCAATTGTCTTATTGTTTCGGAAGCATTTTTCAGTTCAACACTTGTCTGTGCTTGGCAATTTTGTAGGATATATATGACGAAACCACTTACCAATATtcgatgttcctaaactaaaagTTCGACCTAGGCTGCACCAACATGAAGTAACCCCAAATTACTGGGCTTTGTGATTTCTCTATTGTGTTTACATGTTGGCCATTTCTGATGGAACTTAAAAAGACTGGTGTCGCAgagaaattctatagagaaaaccACTCACACTGTCCCTCATCGAATCCAAGAAGACAAAGTGCGATAGAATACAAGAAGTATTGTTGTGTCGATTTCAAGAGTTAAAGGATCGAAAATAATGTCTTGTAAAACTGACACAAAATCCGTTCCAAGTTGGGTGGACTTCTTGCTCCCTCCTCCATTCCATATTGTTACTCATGATATCCCTCATAGAATCCAAGAAGACAAAGTGCGATAGACTACAAGAAGTATGCGCCACACTCCCACGTGAAAAAAGTAGAATAACAGTCATTGTTGTGTCGATTTCAAGAGTTAAAGGATCGAAAATAATGTCTTGTAAAACTGACACAAAATCCATTCCAAGTTGGGTGGACTTCTTGCTCCCTCCTCCATTCCATATTGTTACTCATGATATCCAGACAGATTggctaaatacaaaatttgttatgtaGTTATACTTTGCATGTACAAAGATTTAATGTTGGCGAATCTTAGGCAGACTACAGGTGAGATATGATGGTCAACCTTGGGTCACCCAATAACTTTGTAATGGAAAAGCAATGCATCCCAAAACAAACTATGATAGAATACCTAAGCttagaatttaaattattacaaaatacaactatttgtaaattttggatAAGTTTACCGAGTGCGATGGCGCGCTGGCAAAATTGattatatatagaatatttttttagtaaccTACCTACATAAGTATTACCAATTGTACATAGTCTGCTAAATGCATAAATACTCCTAGATTTATATACATATTACACAAacgcttttttataaaaatacatatatttaaatacattCAAAAATACTTACATATATAAATTACTCCAATTCCCTATATAAGATATTAAGTGCTACGATGATAATCGACTGAagtccaataaaaaataaattcacaaCAACTGACGTTCTACTTCGAAATTACTTAACAACAGATAAGTGTAGTACTATGGTGTcacaaaacaagtaaatattaaGAAAGAGgaagacatttttaaaatttcagcaaGCGAATTGTGAAAACTAGGTAAATGTTTCAGATCAACGTCTAAAACTGAAATACTAAAGGGATTACATacaatttttatcatttttggtttaaagccaATAAACACAATTTAATTACAACCGATTTAACTATTgtctcttacttgtttttatttgctcggaaagaaacatttttaaagccagaaaaaaaacctacgtcaaaatttcgttattgagaaaaataatatttttctaaaatcaaatGCATACACTTGTTCAATAATACTCTCCCATCTGAATGATCGATGTAGAACTTCGGttgcgaaacatttaaattatcCTTAATCATAAATATATCGTTAATCAGCAGCTTAATGACTCCAAGACATATTCGCTTTTAATTCAGCTTACGATCTTCCTTTTTTCATCCATAATCAATGTTTCCATATATACTAGTAATATTTAATATAACGATTAAATGAagggcacccaaaaatattttgtaaattatctATTTCCGCCTTAACAATAAAAGAGAAGGAACGAAACTAatgaaattgataaaaaaaaaaattctactgaATGTAACTGAATATGCGAGTTTTTGCATATAGACGTGGTACCTAAGTTGTCTGTCTCCTGTCTAATATTAAAGATATAGGAACCACCCTTGAATTTCAGACTAGTATTGTCAACTTTATACTGGCCTTCAAATCAATTTAGCAGTATTTAATTCATCTATAATTAACCTGTATTTAATGGTACGTTTTTGCCGCAAATTAAACTCTGattgtaattattttaattagctTAAGTAAAACTAAGAACAACTACTCTAATTTAACATAAACAAGTCTTACAAAATAAAAGATTCATATGAAACTTAAACCTAATTATTCGTTTCATTTAGTCACAGGATTCCTAAGAAAACAGTGGGAAATGTAcatagaaaaaagtaaacttttaacaaaaatgaACTACGTCGTGTGAACCAAATTATACTACAAATTTTTAGATTTCcacaaaacctgaaaaatttaatgcccttttTAACTACAATTCACGAAATAACACcctcttatagaaaaaatatgaactaaaagtaataaACAATACCATAGGCACCAAATCATGACTATCCcagaaaaaacaactttaaaagcacgtccaaaaatgtcttcccatggaagttcttacaaatcataaaaaaaattaaaaactacctatttatgcaaattcagtgtaactGAAATCGTGGAAAtccttcctatgacaagcccatgttaaattcatcgctatgCGTACTGTCATTGAacgttatacccacgtttagttcataaaatgtttgagacatactaaaaaaggaaaatttcattgggctgtggaaaatttcgaataaaacaagtaaggaaaaaaagaaacttcgcaaaagtttatttatgatttatcgctcgatatatatgtattagaagtttaggaaaattagagttatttttacaacttttcgactaagcagtggcgattttacaaggaaaatgttagtattttgaccatgttggtattttgaccatttttgtcgaaatcagaaaaacatatatatgggagctatatataaatctgaaccgatttcaaccaaatttggcacgcagagctacaatgctaattctactccctgtgcaaaatttcaattaaatcggagtacaaaattggccactgtggtcatatgagtgtaaatcgggcgaacgatatatatgggagctatatctaaatctgaaccgatgtcaataaaatttggcacacttgactacactactaattgtactcctagtgcaaaaccaaattggggtaaaactctggcttctgggaccgtttagtccatatcgggcgaaagatatatatgggagctatatctaaatctgaaccgatttcaataaaatttggcacacttgactacagtactaattgttcttcttgtgcaaaattttaagcaaattaaggtaaaactctggcttctggggccatataagaccacatcgggcgaaatatatatatatatatatatatatatatatatatatatatatatatatatatatatatatatatatatatatatatatatatatatatatatatatatatatatatatatatatatatatatatatatatatatatatatatatatatatatatatatatatatatatatatatatatatatatatatatatgtatatatatatatatatatatatatatatatatatatatatatatatatatatatatatatatatatatatatatatatatattcaatagggatctattctgagccaaaacacatacttatgccaaatttgaagtcgattggactaaaactgcgacctagactttgattacaaatatgtgttcacagacagacggacatcgctatatcgactcaagagcccaccctgagcatttttgccaaagacaccatctatctcgtctccttctgggtgttgcaaacatatgcattaacttataataccctgttcaaaagtgtggcgcagggtataaaaataaaatttaactagaaacaaataagtttttgcaataaaaataagttaaatttagctagTTTACTACCGAAATTATTTTCGGTGTAGCTAGCCTAAGAATAGCCTACGATACTAAAATTGAGAAATGATTAACTACATAGAAAGAAAAGTATACAGTTAATGGGGAAAAAGGAACTACCTAGTGCGACAATTTGATTTACTTAAATGTTCcattttttgagatttccataatGAGCAGTAAAAATAACGAGAATTTAccgaaatttttgaattttaaccTACGagtaccacttaccaaattcgactaaattaatttatgaaCATAACAAttcagattttcataaaaattgcaaGTGTATAACATAAATGAATAAATCTATAATGAAATCAGGCCCAAATATTACATACATCGAATGTTAGTGActtgaaatataattaaattcgtAATCTTAGACAAAGTAATAATTTGAAGATTCTGCACACACATCaatgcaaaatattttcttgttaatgaatagtaaaataaaatttaactagaaacaaataagtttttgcaataaaaataagtaaaatgtaGCTAGTTTACTACGGAAATTATTTTCGGTGTAGCTGACCTAAGCAATAGCCCACGGTACTAAAATTGAGAAATGGTTAACTACATAGAAAGAAAAGTATACAGTTAATGGGGAAAAAGGAACTACCTAGTGCGAAAATTGAGATTTCCATAATGAGCTGTAAAAAAACGAGAATTTAccgatatttttgaattttaaccTACGagtaccacttaccaaattcgacaaaattaatttatgaacataacaagattttcataaaaattgcaaGTGTATAACATAAATGAATAAATCTGTAATGAAATCAAGCCAAAATATTACATACATTGAATATTAATGActtgaaatataattaaattctaAATCTTAGACAAAGTAATAATTTGAAGATTCTGCACACACATCaatgcaaaatattttcttgttaaTGAATAGTTGTTTACTAAAGAAAAACAGGTTTTacgtaaaaattttttggtacacTGTATAACATTGCCTGTCACCAATAGCCTGTAAAATTCAAAGACAACGTAAATATCATTATTATGCCTTCTTCGTTGAAAGGTTCCTACTTTTTTGCCATTTTGTCCAAAATAATACCTCACACCGTCGTCAATTTAACAGACAATTCCCTTCTCTTCgaagaataagaaaaaaaactttttgtgggGCTCCTTATGACGCGGCAGGATATCTTTGCAAACCAATTCATGTCTTCTTCTGAGTAGTTTGCAGCTTCGAGGTTATCTAGCAGGCTTTAAGAGTAATAGGAACAAGTAGCATTTTGGCATTGTTGCCTTCTTTGTTGGGTTACTCGCTTTATTAGTCAATGTTGCCTCACGGATGGCTGTTCAACCGTAGAAGGATGTTCGTTATTACTCACACCACCACACAAAACGATAATATACTACTTACCTTCCGCGTAGAATATGTATATGGGCTAACGTAATAAATTTGTATGCTGTATATGGCTACAAacacatacatacaaaaaattttatagctaacaTTAGGGTGCCTTATATAGATGTCTATCTATCTACATATTTTCAATATCCTTCAACCGCTGAcatttttgtgcttttttttatAACTGAAAAGCCGATTTTCTGCACTTATAGTATTccggaatattttctatactgtagaaaaatttataaaatctaataaagggtgatttgttaagagcttgataacttttttttaaaaaaaaacgcataaaatttgcaaaatctcatcggttctttatttgaaacgttagattggtccatgacatttactttttgaagataatttcatttaaatgttgaccgcggctgcgtcttaggtggtccattcggaaagtccaattttgggcaactttttcgagcatttcggccggaatagcccgaatttcttcggaaatgttgtcttccaaagctggaatagttgctggcttatttctgtagactttagacttgacgtagccccacaaaaaatagtctaaaggcgtcaaatcgcatgatcttggtggccaacttaccggtccatttcttgagatgaattgttctccgaagttttccatcaaaatggccatagaatcgcgagctgtgtggcatgtagtgccatcttgttgaaaccacatgtcaaccaagttcagttcttccatttttggcaacaaaaagtttgttagcatcgaacgatagcgatcgccattcaccgtaacgttgcgtccaacagcatctttgaaaaaatacggtccaatgattccaccagcgtacaaaccacaccaaacagtgcatttttcgggatgcatgggcagttcttgaacggcttctggttgctcttcactccaaatgcggcaattttgcttatttacgtagccattcaaccagaaatgagcctcatcgctgaacaaaatttgtcgataaaaaagcggattttctgccaacttttctagggcccattcactgaaaattcgacgttgtggctcgttagtaagtctattcatgatgaaatgtcaaagcatactgagcatctttctctttgacaccatgtctgaaatcccacgtgatctgtcaaatactaatgcatgaaaatcctaacctcaaaagaatcaccctttatttgcttctacacggacgaaaaagactgtttttcatatgtttgggtgtaaaaattatatgtttggaactcaaatcttTAACactatatttttgagtgcaattaTATAATatccataaactagcataacatgtttgggacatatagttATTATGTTacagcatattatgtttgggatataaaatgcttggatgcaaacatatattaatttaaaaatagcctataaacatatatgtgtttagaaagagagacctacagagtatgctgcaagtaaaagaatggaagtaaccaattggcgccttaaaaatatatatacacaaagaaaatttctttaaaattttttcctaccaGGTTATGCCTAAgttgaaatataatatgtttgaacaatacaaacaataatttgtttggaccaatcccgaaaatatatatgcttgaagcaaaatgtgtttgaggcatatgttacagaagcgacttTGTTAGGGTGTACATTATACACTGTGTAAATATGTCGTCTTTATGAAAATATTGTGCCATACAAAGCAGCACCCCTTTCcgaaatcttgtgaaaattttggaaggaaagatttatttttttggagtgcaaatttatttaattgttaatattaaatgatttttagacttaaacatttaAGATTTTTCTCGGTGCCTTGTTCATGTGGCAGACACCTACCAAAATTAAGTATACTCTtataaaaatcgcttctgtaacatattctcccaaacacattctgcttcaatcatacatattttcaggatttgtccaaacaaaatattgtttgtgttGTTCAAACAGTTTTAAGGCATCAATTGGTTACATCCGTGTTTTTCATGCAGCAAAAtgattacaaacaaaaaaatatgtttacaatttttttaatgttaaactCCAAGTGTTTATTTATAAACCAAATATAAAAGTCAACAATCACTCACGAACATTTACGTTTTCTCACTGTGTTGTGTTGATGTCATCCGTTATCTCTCACATTCGCCATCTTTAGTTATTCTTTATACTCACTCGGTCTctgtttctaaacacatatatgtttattggcaattttaaatcaatacacgcaaaaaaaaataattctttcctcccaaacgaaattttagacaaagaaagttcgtttctcatttgcttttcgctgtaaggaagtgtatttggaagaaaagtatatactttttgtgataaacgtttattcttttcctggatgtaaaaacaatttcataaagactaactcaaaaaaaaacattgttttctgtctaattgcattttccctcacgtccacgaggttttttagttcttaacaccttttcctgtaataccaacaaggtagaagaaattatacgattttataaattttaaattttttttacatttcgcctggacggagaatcgaaccgcggaccatgcactttgtaagccaacacactaaccactgagctatgtacctgttatggtcatcaatagataattatccatatacattagaggtgtgcgcgtaacACGAAAttatcacgcgtgaatcacgtgagtcgtgaataaaatctgaagcaactctcgtgaatgtgcgtgaatgggactaaaacaaatatgtcgtgcgtgagtgtgcgtgagtaataaaatcggttcgtgaatgtgcgtgaataaaatttctgcaaaatcacgctcacgaaaaaaatcaagatttaattcttactcgtatgttaactgaaattgatttagttgtcgaactatattttatttatgaattttattacccTTGCTCATTCCCGATGGGAaaatgtcgtgaatcgtgcgtgagcgtgagtctgtaaaagtacttcgtgcgtgagcgtgcgtgataactgattttcatttcgtgaatttgcGTGACTGGGAGTGGCTACGACacttatcgtgcgtgaataaatatttgacttcgtgaatgtgcgtgagtgtgagtgaaatttcactcacgcgcacacctctaatatacattaatatttatatagcatagcttgcggcgcccacgaaccgaataaacaaagtttatttaacagaaacaaacatttagtttggcaccgtggatcagtggttgctacgtccgacttgcatgccaagggtcgtgggtctgatccctgcttcgaccaaagttttttttcgttttttttttacatatattccagatatgttcggaagattccgaaaaaatgttcaacattacattgtactgaattaaatgttgaactgtaaaatgtgtcttattaaagacctaaggtcagaaaagaacagtgtttgatataaacgaaatggactatgttgttgtttcaaaaataactttttttattgaaaaaataaaaattttgtaacaaacgaatttttttggtgataaaagtttaaaattttcgaagcaattcaaaaaactctaacaaaagaaaaacgttttcggtacacgttttccaaacgtttttttctttgcgtgtatatgtttgcatccacacatactatattttaaaaaaaatgtttcaaaaaatgtcccgaacatgttatgctagtttatgaacattatatccttgcacttaaaaataatgtgctaaaaatgtgattaccaaacatataatttttactccgaaacatacgaaaaacaatctttttcgtCAGTGTTCATTTATCAACAACAAAATGTGTCTGTCAACTAGAACACTATTTGCTCTCAGTTGATTCTCTCACTGTGTTATGTTGTAGTCTTTCGTTATCTATCCCCGTCGCCATCTCTATCTTTTTTATACgacatttctaaattaatatatgtttgtatccagaggtattatatttaagaaaacgcAATGTCCCCAGCagaatatgttgtaacatattaacatatatgctacatgtttgcacttaataataatgtgctaaatattggaatttcaaacatataatttttacacccaaacatatgaaaaactgtaATTTTCGTCCTTGTAGCTAAAACGAATGTAACTCATAAGTATCAGCAACAATCACTTACTATTGAACCGGCTTACTATTCCGATATAAACCAAACACCAAAGGACATATTCCTCGGATGTCCTTATATTCTGATGGTTGTATGTTTGCATGTTTGCATGAGTGATGAATCTTCGATGTTGAATCTTATGACACGCTTCAATGATAATTTTCTTATGCGAAAGCAAACCACCTTATGAAGGTGACACAGCAACAATACAAGGTTCCCAAATCGAATTGAATCGTTCACCTTGAACCCCAACGTTCTAAAGGAGAATCTGAAGAAGACGTACACAACTGAAAACACTGCCATTATCACAGGTGGCAGACAGCTTATTTATATTGGCTAAATATTCGCGTCATCTTTCCCACACCGGGCGGCGCCGTGGCTCTTGGTGTTGATGTTGCGTTCGTTCGTCTATTGGAAAATGGCAAATTTGACACATTTGTTAAAATGGCACCCCTGAGATATCACCTGCTGGAAAAACGTATACTCGAACACTTCGGAACAGAGAATGACAGGCAGACGCACATACGCCCACACCCACTCTCGGCGTGCCCTAACATATTAAGTATTGTTTTCACATCTTCGAAAGGTGTGCTCACAACAATTGTGAGGAATTGCCGGAGACAGGTTTTAGCATCATCTTTAATTGTCAAAAAACATCTTCCATGTTCAACACCAAGCATTCGATGGTAATAGTCTGGGGACATTTCCTTCAAATGTTCTTGGTCTCATTGTTGCAGACTCTGCCATTGTCTACATCCGGTGTCATTGTCTAATTGCTGTGGCAGAGTGGGTGTTTTCcaagtaaggaa
It includes:
- the LOC142228175 gene encoding uncharacterized protein LOC142228175 isoform X1 codes for the protein MKLSSKRLATKTIGSSSSMCAQLQQMLTLLLMVIALCASRTGSSPTQQQPKQQHLQHKQSQSDAQQQLQLQDEQQNHQTTTIRVQQCREGCLEKFVGESPLCQKSSECSTCWEDCSKMTTTSKISKSIRETWSLHTVSMVQQDSLVLVDVAWDQMSVPYQCLVTWEVSGGGLMGNLLTESFSVQLSLWPDTKYRVQVTCKNKLSGLMSRSLPLAIDTSEAVRALDTHADTLIIRKTNLLGSLITKLPLTPSSESQTTTEVIQLKTIQETSNSENTLDSNVVPYDYPSHSAENVDHDSSFTLNWNIVRTNKDITSVEPMQQSERELWDLLANAHRPLLFGMTGGLVLIMFLVLFFACPLQSPRLSNDKAMLIAEDFSVDRLTVPPVNMLSSKLSGFASLTPDSICKSPATCSRHTPRV